In Agromyces sp. G08B096, a genomic segment contains:
- a CDS encoding succinate dehydrogenase hydrophobic membrane anchor subunit, whose translation MSVIEAPRTPVRPAPKRGVNLEKWGWIYMRVSGVVLIVLVFGHLFVNLMVGEGVKAIDFGFVGGKWADPFWQWWDVLMLWLALIHGANGMRTVVNDYTKPGTVQRILKGALLAAVVVLLVLGTLVVFTFEPCPAGAPADLLPSFCAA comes from the coding sequence GTGTCCGTCATCGAAGCGCCCCGCACGCCGGTCCGCCCCGCTCCCAAGCGCGGCGTGAACCTGGAGAAGTGGGGCTGGATCTACATGCGCGTCTCGGGCGTCGTCCTGATCGTGCTGGTCTTCGGCCATCTGTTCGTGAATCTCATGGTCGGCGAGGGCGTGAAGGCCATCGACTTCGGGTTCGTGGGCGGCAAGTGGGCCGACCCGTTCTGGCAGTGGTGGGACGTGCTGATGCTCTGGCTCGCCCTCATCCACGGGGCGAACGGCATGCGCACCGTCGTCAACGACTACACGAAGCCCGGCACCGTCCAGCGCATCCTCAAGGGCGCGCTGCTCGCCGCCGTCGTGGTGCTGCTCGTCCTCGGCACGCTCGTCGTCTTCACCTTCGAACCGTGCCCCGCCGGCGCCCCCGCCGACCTGCTGCCCTCGTTCTGCGCCGCATAG
- the sdhC gene encoding succinate dehydrogenase, cytochrome b556 subunit has translation MPDSQAGTLTAPTPAKERPGGTLYRGREGMWSWVLHRITGVAIFFFLLVHILDTALVRVSPEAYNAVIGTYQTPIMGLGEVALVGAIVFHAFNGIRVILVDFWAWATRHQKLLFWIVIGLWVVTMLGFVPRHLINVFSH, from the coding sequence ATGCCAGATTCACAGGCAGGGACCCTGACCGCACCCACCCCGGCCAAGGAGCGGCCGGGCGGCACGCTCTACCGCGGCCGCGAGGGCATGTGGTCGTGGGTGCTGCACCGCATCACCGGTGTCGCCATCTTCTTCTTCCTCCTCGTGCACATCCTCGACACCGCGCTCGTGCGGGTCAGCCCCGAGGCGTACAACGCCGTCATCGGCACGTACCAGACGCCGATCATGGGCCTCGGCGAAGTGGCCCTCGTCGGCGCGATCGTCTTCCACGCCTTCAACGGCATCCGCGTGATCCTCGTCGACTTCTGGGCGTGGGCGACGCGCCACCAGAAGCTGCTCTTCTGGATCGTCATCGGCCTGTGGGTGGTCACGATGCTCGGCTTCGTGCCCCGCCACCTCATCAACGTCTTCAGCCACTAA
- a CDS encoding BMP family ABC transporter substrate-binding protein — MSRPSRFLAIAAIAAASLALTACQSAPEPGAESDGADECVRMVTNSGGLEDRSFNQSSWEGLQDAEEEYGVEAEALVSTGETDLAPNVQQAVDSGCGLIVTVGWELAEATLDQAGKNPDLAFAIVDETVEAENVKPVVFDTAQASFLAGYLAAGVTKTGVVATFGGGNQPPVTLFMDGFVDGVAAYNEAHGTQVRALGWDKTAQDGAFTGDFEDVNKGKVLTEGFIDQGADVILPVAGQVGEGAAAAAIERSGVSIIWVDSDGYDTLPAEYRPVLLTSVLKNTRQAMVEIVGDVVDDAFTNEAYIGTLENGGVEIAPYHDLEALVPAELDAELDELRQRIISGELLVESPSAP; from the coding sequence ATGTCCCGTCCCAGCCGTTTCCTCGCGATCGCAGCCATCGCCGCGGCATCCCTCGCCCTCACCGCCTGCCAGAGCGCACCCGAGCCGGGGGCTGAGTCCGACGGCGCCGACGAGTGCGTCCGCATGGTGACCAACTCGGGCGGCCTCGAGGACCGCTCCTTCAACCAGTCGAGCTGGGAAGGGCTGCAGGACGCGGAGGAGGAGTACGGCGTCGAGGCCGAGGCCCTCGTCTCGACCGGCGAGACGGATCTCGCCCCCAACGTGCAGCAGGCCGTCGACTCGGGCTGCGGCCTGATCGTCACGGTCGGCTGGGAGCTCGCCGAGGCCACGCTCGACCAGGCGGGCAAGAACCCCGACCTCGCCTTCGCGATCGTCGACGAGACGGTCGAGGCGGAGAACGTCAAGCCGGTCGTCTTCGACACCGCGCAGGCCTCCTTCCTCGCGGGCTACCTCGCCGCGGGCGTCACGAAGACGGGGGTCGTTGCGACCTTCGGCGGCGGCAACCAGCCGCCGGTGACCCTGTTCATGGACGGCTTCGTCGACGGCGTGGCCGCGTACAACGAGGCGCACGGCACTCAGGTGCGGGCCCTCGGCTGGGACAAGACCGCCCAGGACGGCGCCTTCACCGGCGACTTCGAGGACGTGAACAAGGGCAAGGTGCTGACCGAGGGGTTCATCGACCAGGGCGCAGACGTCATCCTGCCGGTCGCCGGTCAGGTCGGCGAGGGTGCGGCGGCCGCCGCGATCGAGCGCTCGGGCGTGTCGATCATCTGGGTCGACAGCGACGGCTACGACACCCTGCCGGCCGAGTACCGGCCCGTGCTCCTGACCAGCGTGCTGAAGAACACGCGGCAGGCGATGGTCGAGATCGTCGGTGACGTGGTCGACGACGCGTTCACGAACGAGGCGTACATCGGCACGCTCGAGAACGGCGGCGTCGAGATCGCGCCGTACCACGACCTCGAGGCACTGGTGCCGGCCGAGCTCGACGCCGAGCTCGACGAGCTGCGCCAGCGGATCATCTCGGGCGAGCTGCTCGTGGAGTCGCCGAGCGCACCGTGA
- a CDS encoding BMP family ABC transporter substrate-binding protein: protein MTITTKKAALGGFAMLGAAALLAGCASAPEESGGDGGGEALDFLPCMVSDAGGFDDKSFNQLGFEGLQAAAEELGVEYNEVESAAETDYAANLSSLVDQGCNAIVTVGFLLAPAALESAQQNPDIEYISIDDPVDQDFDGTTDAENIKPIIFDTAQAAFLAGYLSAGVSQTGVVGTFGGMNIPTVTIFMDGFAQGVDYYNEENGTAVKVVGWDRAAEDGSFTGGFEANDTARQLAQGIIDQNVDVLLPVGGPIYQSAAAAIEDSGREIALIGVDADVFETDPSVASLLLTSIMKGIDVGVHEAIVEAGNGEFDTTPFVGTLENDGVGLADYHDWADRVPAELDAKLQELREQIVAGDIQVESYLAE from the coding sequence GTGACGATCACGACGAAGAAGGCCGCGCTCGGCGGATTCGCCATGCTCGGCGCCGCCGCGCTGCTGGCCGGCTGCGCGTCGGCTCCCGAGGAGTCGGGCGGCGACGGCGGGGGCGAGGCCCTCGACTTCCTTCCCTGCATGGTCTCCGACGCGGGCGGGTTCGACGACAAGTCCTTCAACCAGCTCGGCTTCGAGGGCCTCCAGGCCGCGGCCGAGGAGCTCGGCGTCGAGTACAACGAGGTCGAGTCGGCCGCCGAGACCGACTACGCCGCCAACCTCTCGAGCCTCGTCGACCAGGGCTGCAACGCCATCGTCACGGTCGGCTTCCTGCTCGCGCCGGCCGCCCTCGAGTCGGCCCAGCAGAACCCCGACATCGAGTACATCTCGATCGACGACCCGGTGGACCAGGACTTCGACGGCACCACCGACGCCGAGAACATCAAGCCGATCATCTTCGACACCGCCCAGGCCGCGTTCCTCGCGGGCTACCTGTCCGCCGGTGTCTCGCAGACCGGCGTCGTCGGCACCTTCGGCGGCATGAACATCCCGACCGTGACCATCTTCATGGACGGCTTCGCTCAGGGCGTCGACTACTACAACGAGGAGAACGGCACCGCCGTCAAGGTGGTCGGCTGGGACCGCGCCGCCGAGGATGGCTCGTTCACCGGCGGCTTCGAGGCGAACGACACCGCCCGTCAGCTCGCGCAGGGCATCATCGACCAGAACGTCGACGTCCTCCTGCCCGTCGGCGGTCCGATCTACCAGTCGGCCGCTGCCGCCATCGAGGACTCCGGTCGCGAGATCGCGCTCATCGGCGTGGACGCCGACGTGTTCGAGACCGACCCGTCGGTCGCGTCGCTCCTGCTCACTTCGATCATGAAGGGCATCGACGTCGGCGTGCACGAGGCGATCGTCGAGGCCGGCAACGGCGAGTTCGACACGACGCCGTTCGTCGGCACGCTCGAGAACGACGGCGTGGGCCTCGCCGACTACCACGACTGGGCCGACCGCGTCCCGGCCGAGCTCGACGCGAAGCTCCAGGAGCTGCGCGAGCAGATCGTCGCGGGCGACATCCAGGTGGAGTCCTACCTGGCCGAGTAG
- a CDS encoding sugar phosphate nucleotidyltransferase — protein sequence MHDAPIDRFYSIIPAGGVGSRLWPLSRADAPKFLHDLTGSGQTLLKDTWDRLVPLSGEQRIMVVTGRAHRAAVEAQLPALADANIVLESEPRDSTAAIGLAAAILQRREPGVIVGSFAADHVISGDALFRQAVADAVAAADAGYIATIGITPTEPAVGFGYIECGAEFDVPGASHVEAVASFVEKPDLETAKRYLAGGRHLWNAGMFIARADRLLEEIQRTKPELHAGLVELAAAWDDPATRGPAVDRIWPGLEKIAIDYAVAEPAAAAGRLAVVRGHFQWDDVGDFASLAKLNTSGRSGELAILGENARVLSDASSGIVVSRSKRVISLIGVRDIVVVDTPDALLVTTSEHAQRVKAVVDALRLGGSNDVL from the coding sequence ATGCACGACGCACCGATCGACCGCTTCTACAGCATCATCCCCGCCGGCGGCGTGGGATCGCGGCTGTGGCCGCTCTCGCGCGCCGATGCGCCGAAGTTCCTGCACGACCTCACCGGCTCCGGCCAGACGCTGCTGAAAGACACGTGGGACCGCCTCGTTCCCCTGTCGGGCGAGCAGCGGATTATGGTCGTCACCGGCCGCGCGCACCGCGCCGCGGTCGAGGCGCAGCTGCCGGCCCTCGCCGACGCGAACATCGTGCTCGAGAGCGAGCCGCGCGACTCCACGGCGGCGATCGGCCTCGCGGCGGCCATCCTCCAGCGCCGGGAGCCGGGCGTGATCGTCGGCTCGTTCGCGGCCGACCACGTCATCTCCGGTGATGCGCTGTTCCGTCAGGCCGTGGCCGACGCGGTGGCGGCGGCCGACGCCGGGTACATCGCGACCATCGGCATCACCCCGACCGAGCCGGCGGTCGGCTTCGGATACATCGAGTGCGGCGCCGAGTTCGACGTGCCGGGCGCCTCGCACGTCGAGGCCGTTGCGAGCTTCGTCGAGAAGCCCGACCTCGAGACCGCCAAGCGGTACCTCGCGGGCGGGCGCCACCTCTGGAATGCCGGCATGTTCATCGCCCGCGCCGACCGGCTGCTCGAGGAGATCCAGCGCACCAAGCCCGAGCTGCACGCCGGTCTCGTCGAACTGGCCGCCGCATGGGACGATCCGGCGACGCGGGGTCCCGCCGTCGACCGGATCTGGCCGGGCCTCGAGAAGATCGCGATCGACTACGCGGTGGCCGAGCCCGCGGCGGCGGCCGGCCGGCTGGCGGTCGTCCGCGGCCACTTCCAGTGGGACGACGTCGGCGACTTCGCCTCGCTCGCGAAACTCAACACCTCGGGCCGCTCCGGCGAGCTCGCGATCCTCGGCGAGAACGCGCGCGTGCTCTCCGACGCGTCGAGCGGCATCGTCGTGAGCCGTTCGAAGCGGGTCATCAGCCTCATCGGCGTCCGCGACATCGTCGTCGTCGACACCCCCGACGCCCTGCTCGTCACCACGAGCGAGCACGCCCAGCGGGTGAAGGCCGTCGTCGACGCGCTCCGCCTCGGCGGTTCGAACGACGTCCTGTGA
- a CDS encoding ABC transporter ATP-binding protein, which yields MKLELRGITKTFGTLVANDHIDLTVEPGEIHCLLGENGAGKSTLMNVLYGLYQADSGEILLDDEVQHFAGPGDAMRAGIGMVHQHFMLIPVFTVAENVMLGHESTKGAGLLDLPAARAKVREISDRFGFDVDPDALVDDLPVGVQQRVEIIKALSRDARVLVFDEPTAVLTPQETDELMAIMRQLKEGGTSIVFITHKLREVREVADRITVIRLGKVVGEADPAASNAELASMMVGRAVELTVQKEPATLGDPALVVEGLSVIDPIGQLVVNDVSFEVRRGEILAVAGVQGNGQTELTEALVGLQPRVQGSVTLDGNQLVGRHVRHILEAGVGFVPEDRKEDGLVAEFTIAENLMLDRADGAPFVKGGNVQRGALERFAREKVAEYDVRTPSIETKVGRLSGGNQQKVVLARELSRDLRLFVAAQPTRGVDVGSIEFIHKRIVETRDAGVPVIVVSTELDEVTALADRIMVMYRGKVVGIVPGDTPRDILGLMMAGEAPSTEGAAA from the coding sequence ATGAAACTCGAGCTTCGGGGCATCACGAAGACCTTCGGGACGCTCGTGGCGAACGACCACATCGACCTCACGGTCGAACCGGGTGAGATCCATTGCCTCCTCGGGGAGAACGGGGCCGGCAAGTCCACCCTCATGAACGTGCTCTACGGCCTCTACCAGGCCGACTCCGGCGAGATCCTGCTCGACGACGAGGTCCAGCATTTCGCCGGCCCCGGTGACGCCATGCGCGCCGGCATCGGCATGGTGCACCAGCACTTCATGCTCATCCCCGTCTTCACGGTCGCCGAGAACGTCATGCTCGGACACGAGTCCACGAAGGGTGCCGGGCTCCTCGACCTCCCGGCCGCCCGCGCGAAGGTGCGCGAGATCTCCGACCGCTTCGGGTTCGACGTCGACCCCGACGCGCTCGTCGACGACCTGCCGGTCGGGGTGCAGCAGCGCGTGGAGATCATCAAGGCGCTCTCGCGTGACGCCCGGGTGCTGGTGTTCGACGAGCCCACCGCGGTGCTGACGCCGCAGGAGACCGACGAGCTGATGGCGATCATGCGTCAGCTCAAGGAGGGCGGCACCTCCATCGTCTTCATCACGCACAAGCTTCGCGAGGTGCGCGAGGTCGCCGACCGGATCACCGTCATCCGCCTCGGCAAGGTCGTCGGCGAGGCCGATCCCGCGGCCTCGAACGCGGAGCTCGCGTCGATGATGGTCGGTCGTGCGGTCGAGCTCACCGTGCAGAAGGAGCCCGCCACGCTCGGCGACCCCGCACTGGTGGTCGAGGGGCTCAGTGTCATCGATCCGATCGGGCAGCTCGTCGTCAACGACGTCTCGTTCGAGGTGCGCCGGGGCGAGATCCTCGCGGTCGCCGGCGTGCAGGGCAACGGCCAGACCGAGCTCACCGAGGCCCTCGTCGGCCTGCAGCCGCGCGTGCAGGGCTCGGTGACCCTCGACGGCAACCAGCTCGTCGGGCGCCACGTCCGGCACATCCTCGAGGCGGGTGTCGGGTTCGTGCCCGAGGACCGCAAGGAGGACGGGCTCGTCGCCGAGTTCACCATCGCGGAGAACCTCATGCTCGACCGCGCCGACGGCGCGCCGTTCGTGAAGGGCGGCAACGTCCAGCGCGGCGCGCTCGAGCGCTTCGCCCGCGAGAAGGTCGCGGAGTACGACGTGCGCACGCCGTCGATCGAGACCAAGGTCGGCCGCCTCTCGGGCGGCAACCAGCAGAAGGTGGTCCTCGCGCGCGAGCTCAGCCGCGACCTGCGCCTGTTCGTCGCCGCCCAGCCGACCCGCGGCGTCGATGTGGGCTCGATCGAGTTCATCCACAAGCGCATCGTCGAGACCCGCGACGCCGGCGTGCCCGTCATCGTGGTCTCGACCGAGCTCGACGAGGTCACGGCCCTCGCCGACCGCATCATGGTGATGTACCGCGGCAAGGTCGTGGGCATCGTCCCGGGAGACACCCCGCGCGACATCCTCGGCCTCATGATGGCCGGCGAGGCGCCGAGCACCGAAGGAGCCGCCGCATGA